The following nucleotide sequence is from Aedes aegypti strain LVP_AGWG chromosome 3, AaegL5.0 Primary Assembly, whole genome shotgun sequence.
TCTTCTTCAATGGAACATGATTGGTTTCTATAATAACCTCGCAAACCTCGAACTTCTAGTTCATTACACTGCACCGTGGTGCTTAACTCTGCAGGAAGTGAACAGGGTATCGGTAGAGCAGCTCAACCGCTCGCTTCGTGGCCTATATCGTTGGACTATGCTCCGTGGCAGTAACTTGAGACACTCAGTCGCCCTGGGTGTATTAACGTCGATCCCTTTTGAGGTCCTCAGGCTCGACTCAGACCTACCCGTTGTCGGAATACGCCTTAACGGGCCTATCTGGATTTCCGTTTTAAACGTCTATCTCCCCTGCGGAACCTTACCCAACCTGCGTGAGCGGATTGATCGAATCCTTGAGGTGATACCCGGACCTACCCTTTTCGTTGGCGACATGAACGCTCATCACCCTAGTTGGGGCGGGCACCGCTCTGATGCCAGAGGAATCGCCCTCCAAAATATTTTCGAGGAACATGACCTTATTGTCCTTAACAACGGTGCAAATACCTTCTTTAACGGGCATACCTCCTCAGCCATCGACGTAGCTGCAGTAAGTCGCTCCTTCGTTAACCGTTTTCAGTAGAGTGTGGACTCCGATATGTACGGCAGCGATCACCATCCTATTCGAATAGGCTCATTTGCCTCTCCGCCGGTTTTGGCCCGTCGGCCTAGATGGATGTACGAGAAGGCAGACTGGATCGAATACACTCAAAGCTTTCGATATCTTTCCCGAAATCACGCACCCACCAATTTAACCGATTTGGCCAAAGTGATCCACAATGCCGCGGAATTATCCATACCTCGTACTAGCAATCGACCGGGCAGGAAGGCTCTACACTGGTGGACGGATGACACCAGAAAAGCAGTCAAATCTAGGAGGAAAGCACTACGCACGGTCAAGCGTATTCCCTTTGGCCACCCTAACAAGGAGAATGCACTGAACCTATATCGGCGGCGACATATGGAATGCAAAAGGATAATCACGGACGCCAAGCGTGCCAGCTGGGAAAATTTCTTGGACAgcatcaatccaacacaaacttCCTTTGACCTCTGGAGCAAGATAAATGCTCTCAGTGGAAAGCGTAAAGCAACACCACTTACACTTCAAATTCAAGGCTCTGATATTTCGGATCCTCCAGCAGTAGCAATGGCTCTAGGCGAATATTTCGCAAAGCTAGCAGCCATCGACAGCTACAGCGATTTCTTTAAACGCCGTATTCAACCAACTCTCAGTTCTGTGGCTGATTTTTCCGTTCCTGATGATCATGATAACGCGCCAATCAACAATCCATTCACTCTCAGTGAGCTAATATTCGCAATCAAATGTAGTACCGGTAAATCTGCTGGCCCAGATGGCATCGGTTATCCTCTcatcagtgctggaaaagttcgcatcacgaagcagctcacgagtgtataccaacgcataacaaacatcacagactcgggatctggctaggtgtgagtaagcccgcacccgtctgctcgggagaacatgtcaaaagaagtagcaacaagctcgcgagcgttcactcgcgagtaaccgagcaaggtgtgatttattatggttttgacagacaaattaattgtataaccatcatatcgatagtaaactactagtttgtagtcaaaagcccttgaaaaccataaatctcggagggtaagcagcttttttcccaaaagcacaatatgactctgagcagctccgaacacgttcgcgaatcacttttagcttcagttactcgggagtcgacagatgcgagtaagccagcgctctgacgctcgggagcgtttggttttgtttttgtactagttcagatgaagcgttcgccactttccatcactgcctCTCATAAAAAATCTTCCTCCCTCCGGCAAACTACAACTCATGGATCTCATCAACAAAACATGGCTCACGGACAGTTTTCCGTCAGAATGGAGCGAAAGCCTTATCATCCCCATACCGAAGACTAACAATGACTCTCGTGGCCCATCCAAATTCCGGCCAGTAGCACTCACGTGCTGTATGTCAAAGGTGATGGAGCGGATGGTGAACCGTCGACTGAAACAGTTCCTGGAATCTCATGACCTCTTGGACCATAGACAACAGAGCAGGGCACGAGACTTCAACCTATTTTTCCCAACTCGGTGATGTCCTACATACGGCTTACTCCAGTGGCTTGCATACCGAGATCGTTTCCCTAGATCTATCGAAGGCGTTCAACCGGACATGGGATCCATTAGTTCTCCGTCAACTAGTTCAATGGAATCTATCGGGGCACATCATGTGTTtcgtgcaattttttttttaaaacagcGTTCCTTCCGAGTCCTTGTTGGTGACTTCCTATCCGACTCATATCGGGAAGAGACCGGCGTTCCTCAGGGTTCCGTGATAGCAGTCATCTTATTTCTGGTGGCATTGAACGGAGTGTTTAGCTACCTTCCCAGTGGCATATATGTATTTATACACGCTGACGACATCCTTCTTGTCGTTAGCGGTAAAACACCAGTTCGTGTCAGAATTAAAACCCAAGCAGCTGTCAACGCGGTATATAAGTGGGCCTCTGCAGTCGGATTCGAGCTGTCCGCATCGAAAAGCGTTAGATGTCATGTGTGCCCATCTAATCATCGTAACCCCGTCCCAATTATGGTCAATGGGGCAGTTATTCCTAACAAAAAAACCGTCAAGGTGCTTGGAGTCACTGTTGACCATGGGCTCACCTTCCGGCATCACTTTGACTCGGTGAAGCAGAGTTGTCAAACCCACCTAAATATAATCCGGACGATCTCACGCCCCTACCGAACGAACAATCGGGCAGTGCGCTTCCGGGTTGCGCAAGCCATAATCGATAGCAGGCTAACATACGGGTTAGAACTCTCCTGTATAGCGTTAGACCGACTCGTTAGCACTCTCGCTCCCGTATACCACGGGTATATACGCATAATATCAGGGTTGCTCCCTTCAACTCCGGCGGACTCAAGCTGCGTCGAAGCAGGTCTTCTACCCTTCCGTTTTTTCATTTACACGGCCGTCTGCAGAAAAGCTGCCGCTATTACCGAAAAAACATCCGGAGACGACAGGATTTTTATCCTATCTGAAGGATGCAGAATCCTCCAGTCAGCCGCCAACGTGGACCTCCCCCCAGTGGCCAAGGTTCACTGGTACGGAGATATTTGTTGGCACTCATCGAAACCAAACATAGACAACGCAATTGCAAATCAGTTTCGCGCAGGTGACAATTCATCGTTTCTTAGAGCTACCGTCCAAGTATCCCAGTCACGAAAAACGCTACACCGATGGGTCACTATCGAACCTTGGCGTCGGTTTGGGAGTTTCGGCCTCCGACATTTCACTAAGCCTTAGTCTTCCTCCTACATGCTCCGTTTTTTCCGCGGAAGCCGCTGCTATTTTCATAGCAGCCACCATTCCATCCGACCGACCAGTATTAATCCTTACAGATTCAGCAAGCGTGGTTTCTGCCTTGCAATCTGAAAGGCCCACACATCCATGGATTCAGGGGACGCTGGAGAATGCTCTGTCGAACACAACCTACGCATGGATTCCCGGACATTGTGGGATACCCGAAAATGTAGCTGCCGATAACCTCGCCGGGACCGGCCATTCTTCTCCTCGTTTCGAAGAAACGGTTCCTTTAGATGATGTGAAAAGATGGATTTCGAAAACCTTCAAGGACGTATGGGGTACTGAATGGGCTCAGTCTAACTCCCCGCACCTGCGAAAAATCAAACTCTCAACCGAAAACTGGATCGATTGTCCTCTTCTCCACGATCAACGAGTCATCTCCCGTTTAAGAACCGGGCATACGCGGGTTTCTCATAACATGGACGGACGTGGTCTTTGCAGACGGATGTGCTCAATCTGCGGCGTTCAGAACTCCGTCGAGCACTTTATATGTACATGTCCGCAATACGAATCAGCCCGGAGATCCTTCGAAATTTCGGGAAGTATCCGCAGCGGCCTAGGAAACGTTGCGGCCACCGTGTCAACTTTAATAGGGTTCCTAAAAGCTATCAACCTGTACGGACAAATATGACCCAACACTACAAGCCATCTTAGTCCGGCTAAGTAGATGTCCACCGACAAAGTCGGCGGCTATAAGCaattaggttatcaaatttttcaaaaggaaGTTTCGCATTATGCGGTGCGCATTTACAATTAGGATATTTCAAATCAAGACTGTCTGTGGGTGTTACATGTAAAACAACGACAGGTCGACTGTCCAGTGAGTCATCTACAATAGCGTTACTCTGTGTTTGGCGAGACCCCTTGGTTGGGCTCGAAAGAGACACCCCTTAAGGGTCCACTTCTTCTTTTTTGAGGCACCATTTCGGTGACCTCTTCTGACgagttttgaactagctttaagttaaaaaaaaacactaaaataaagaaagaaataaaaaagatgTTCAATTAAAAATGGAGACTTTTTAGAAACGTGGCCAAGGCCTGTTACcaacccaaaaatttcaatagaaaaacACATTAACGTTTTTGGAGACTAGATAAACAGAAACCGTTAACaattgatattatttttttttttgttaaatttacaAAACATAAGTCAATCTTCTTACGGAAACTAAACAAGCTTATTCTAAGTGTCTATAAAGTTCAAATAGCTTTTCTCCTTTGCTGCATTTTCGACCACGTTAACGTGATTGTGCAAGTTGTACTTCTCTTTGAGGTTTTCATACTTTCGCAAAAAGTAGTTATTGTGATGGCTTTCCAAAACGTGATGAACGATCTGGGACCACGCTTTTTCCGTAAGACTTTCGCACCCTTCCACCGCATCATGCGTGGGAGTCATAAATACATGCTGTCGCAACTTGAGAATACACGAAAAACTACTATCATCATCGGTGAACAAGAGATTATCTGAAAAGGGAAGAAAAAAGTCATGGTAGATGAATATAATCATACGTTTCTGCTGAACTTACCATAAAACAGCTTCGGTAAATATATTGCATTTATTTTCTCCTTATCATCCTCGTTTGAgtaaattttaagttttgtgTCCTTCAATATTTGTTTGTAGATCTTTTCGTGGAATGTTTTATCTTGTATCGTGAAATTATTTCGATTACACTTGTTTTTTACGAAAATAATCCGTGGATTCAAATGTTGCGTGTCTTTTTGATCCCTTTGAATCATCATCTCAGCGCACCGCAGTAATCTGAAAACAATGAGGAAATATTTACTAAATGTCTCGAGATATGTTTGAATTAACTGTAACAGTAATTCATGCatgaaattataatgaaaatcctaggaaaaaattgaagaaacttAATGAGGAATCACCTATCTAAATAATTGGGGAATTCTTGGTAGCGTTTTTAattgatttctggagaaatacttggagaaattttggatCAATTCCTGACTGGAATGACTGGaagaattaattaaaaaatgggCATAGGAACTCAGGGAGAAATCCCTCAAAATAGTTCTTCACAAACTCTAGAATGACCTTTAAGGttttttttgcaacattttcagGGCAGTTCCTGTGGAAACTAATGAAATAAGTTGCGTTAGATTTCCAGGAgcaatttctgaataaatttatttacttaTATCTTAAAaaactgaaggaatttctggactaaTTCCTATAAGAATTTTTGGgaaatctttagaagaatttcAGAGTATTACAAAAGAAATCTCTTGTGAAATcactggaagaagcttttcttcGAGGAAtcctaatatttatttttttttaagaataatgCGTTATAATTTAGCATTAGAAGTAGAGTCTTGCATCAAATAGGGACCTTCTACCAGCCCTGATGACCTACCAATAACAGCCatactttttatattttaaataaattcaagTGTCAATGTTTGTTTCAAAAACTATTTTGTACATGCTTCAGTACCTATAATTCCTTTCTGTATAGACTACCAATAATCTATAAAATTGTCGATTCCCCGGATAATCGATTTATTTTTGCTAGACTAATGGTtgaattcaaatgtttttcgttATTACCTTATGAAATTGATGTTGAAGTAATCTTCCTGCAAGACCAGCAGAACGTGGCATACACTCAACAGTAGCATAATCCGCCGGATGTCATCTAGCTCGCTTAGAACAAAATCCTTGTTTCCTCGATTGGAAAGCACCGAGGCACTATCTAGTAAAATAATACGATCCTTGGTAATGTGCATGCGAATTTCTGCTAAAACCAGAAGGTTAATTATTATACATACAAGCAAACAGTACTACACTATTCATACCATCCTCAAATTCCACCGTTTCACTACGCCCAAACAGGCTCGTAATGGGAAAAACGCCACCGCCAACGTGGAAGGCAGCTTGCCGGATGGCTTCCTCCGTGGGATCAGCGGCCAGCAGATTCAGCACGGTGGATTTTCCCGATCCCTGCATGCCAATGGCGCCAATAACAAAGAAATCCGAATTGCTCTCGTGAAGATAGTCGAATGCATGGGCGTTTAAAGCGTTGTTCCCATTGACCAGATTCACCGATTTGAGCATGCTGTTCACAATTGTGATCGATTGGGGAATTTCCTGGGCAACTGGTCTCTGTTTCAGGACAGCTGTGTCCTTTGCCGCATGGTGTGATGGATCGGGTTTAGCAGGTGGAGCTTTGGTAGCGATCGTAATCACGGGTTCCGGCTTTCTTAGAACCTCTGCGTTCTCTTTAGGTTTCAACAGTATTCTCGGTTGAGATCCGGCTCCATCCGGAAGTGGTTTGTTTGTAATGCTTTTGGAGTCTTGTTTGGATGCATTTTTCTGCTAGGGTGGAAGAATCTTTACCGCCTGTTTGTTAGAGATACCAATATCCTACCTTGCTGTTCGATGATCttttattttttctggaatCCATCGTTGAAagttttttgtggaaattaAGAGGCTTGTTATCACCGTTATTACCTTATTACGGTTCAGTttgacatttattttatttacaaacaGTTGATATTCATCAGTGATGCCAGAATTTTGCATGGCTATATAATAgaagtaataaaccatagaagaagaatgtcgctggcgtcgcagtaggaacatcttttgctggcggagataggcagggctataaatgtcaacgcgaaaatgtatgcagtttgacacttatatacccaacatgtttctgagcgagaacaaagggaacaccagcgacattattcttctatggtttattatttctattggCTATATACACGTTTGTTCTGACCTATCCAAATATGGGTTAAACTCACACTGCTGCTTGCACGAATAAATAATAACCATAACGGACcattagggtttattcacaaatttcataacgccaaaaaagtccatttttgacacccacccaccccctcgtaacgcattttgtattaatatttttcaaattttgtatgagctgtaacatcttaaggacacccaccctagagtgcctgtaaacaagagtgacgtcatgttgcagttttgacaggtctccagctcaattggaacgcggatttgtatggaaatgacagttcgccgctgttccaattttgacattgacgccactcttatctagatccactctgacccacccaccccctccagcgttatgaaatttgtgaatggtcCCTTATTGTGAATTTTCTTGGAAGATGGTTTTGAAGGGACATTGCTTGAGCTGGTTTGAAATCAGCGGTAAATTTCAAGGGGCACTCTAATACCACCTAATACATTCAGGCGGTATGAATATCCTCTAACTCAATAGGATTGTGGCTCGCAGTTACTCACGATAAACATAAAACATCTGTGAAGAGACGATTCTAGATATATCCCGGTCAACCAGCCTAtgaactagtgatcctttatagagagataagcggaagtaaaatggaatgatttctagcgtaacatttgaaaagggcctatctgcaaaacgtaaacattgagaaattttcaattgaagattccgtaccatatttataattcctattttaaacccattcgcatttttactagtttcatacctgtgttcgacacccattaaagtctgttgcgtggcccattatgtttctaatctcaaataacacaacaactcgtaaaaattgttgaattcaaacatcatcggcagataggccctattATGAAtattcaaaccagttaggccctttcagttaggccctttgattgaacatggtttcagttaggccctttaataatttgctaattttattgatttttgaattggtttgcataaatcttgaacaaaatttagcgattatgtgaaaaaacactatataatagctaaatattgaaaattttcggttgaagattcagtaccatattgattattcctatttcaaacccattcgatttttactagtttcatacttggggaagatccaaaaatgacgtccatcgtttttcgggatttctagaacccttctaccacctctgtcacgctttttctaatacccaatccatgcactgtcacattttcgtacacccccccccattggaggaggccccaattgatggacgtcattttcggataaccccttgtgttcgacacttataatggtctattacgtttctcacaacgatttgaatttgaaatagcacaacaacttgtaaaaatagttcaattcaaacatcatccgcagataggccctttaacgaattttcaaaccagttaggctctttttgaatttgctaattttattgattattgaagtgatttgcataattcttcgacaacatttaatgattatgtgagaaaacaacacaatatcatacaagctaaatattggaaactattctatacaaaatcagcaacatattgattattgatttttcaaacccattcacttttttttactagttttatacttgtgttagacactcattatgatttattacgtggcccagaacgttagtaatctgaaatagcataacgactcgtgaaaatggttgcattcaaatatcatcagcagttaggcccttcaatgaaacttcaaaccagttaggccctttcagttaggcccttcgattggacatggtttcagttaggcccctccagttaggcccttttattaaaccTAGTTCCAGTttggcccttttggaatttgttgattttattgcttattgaagtgattttcatagttgtttaaataaaataaagcgagagaaaaacaatgtaatagctaaatgttggatattctcgattgaaggttcagtaccttattgattatatctatttcaaacccattcacttttttacttgttttatacttgagggccttccttagccgagcagtttaagtccgcggctacaaagctaagctattctgaaggtatctgagttccattcccggtcggtccaggtttttttcgcaatggaaatttcctttactttcctgaatatagagtaccttcgtacttgtcacacgatatatgaatgcgaaaatggcaacttgtcaaagaaagctctcagtttataacttggaagtactcattgaacactaagcttagaagcaggctctgtcccagttaggacgtaatgccaagaagaagtataagaagaattcttgcagggctgttacaaaaataaacgaatttgtttttgtgaaaatcgcgacttttggaactcgatccacaactagaggcaacaaataaaaattattcaaaatttttaatataattgattttttttttccaggataaaaaatcagtttttcaactaacttcgcattaagattatgataaaactagtaaaaaagggaatgggcttgaaataggaatcaatatcgtactgaatcttcaataaagaatttttattaatcaatgttgattttctcacatacctaatcgattgattttgatctaaaactttgaaaatcacttcaataatcaataaaattaacaaattgcaaaagggcctaactggaactaagtttaataaaaagccctaactggaggggcctaactgaaaccatgttcaatcaaagggcctaactgaaagggcctaactggtttgcagactcgtaaaagggcctaactgccgatgatgtttgaattcaaccatttttacgagttgttttgttatttaggatttaaaacgttatgggccacctagtagactattatgagtgtcgaacacaagtataaaactagtaaataggagaaagggtttgaaatatgaataatcaatatagtactgaatcttcaataaagaattttcaatattcaatgttgattttctcacataatcgattgattttgttctaaaactttgaaaatctattcaataatcaataaaattaacaaattccaaaagggcctaactggaactatgttaaataaaagggcctaactggaggggcctaactgaaaccatgttcaattaaagggcctaattgaaagggcctaactggtttgaagactcgtaaaagggcctatctgccgatgatgtttgaattcaactttttttactagtttttatgttatgttagatttaaaacgttacgtggcccagtaatagactatgagtgtcgaacaaaagtttaaaactattagatagcaatgagtttaaaatagtaacaatcaatatgttacagaatcttcaatcgagcatttctcaatttttacgttATGCTGATCACTATACAAGGGctaaatcacagacaaacagacgtaacacttagaacaaattgtgattaaaatcatagtcaagaggacatgtacgcccaatgctaaaatcggcgtgtttggccgatgggccaacagatggcggtagtga
It contains:
- the LOC5564770 gene encoding protein SMG9 isoform X1; this translates as MDSRKNKRSSNSKQKNASKQDSKSITNKPLPDGAGSQPRILLKPKENAEVLRKPEPVITIATKAPPAKPDPSHHAAKDTAVLKQRPVAQEIPQSITIVNSMLKSVNLVNGNNALNAHAFDYLHESNSDFFVIGAIGMQGSGKSTVLNLLAADPTEEAIRQAAFHVGGGVFPITSLFGRSETVEFEDAEIRMHITKDRIILLDSASVLSNRGNKDFVLSELDDIRRIMLLLSVCHVLLVLQEDYFNINFIRLLRCAEMMIQRDQKDTQHLNPRIIFVKNKCNRNNFTIQDKTFHEKIYKQILKDTKLKIYSNEDDKEKINAIYLPKLFYDNLLFTDDDSSFSCILKLRQHVFMTPTHDAVEGCESLTEKAWSQIVHHVLESHHNNYFLRKYENLKEKYNLHNHVNVVENAAKEKSYLNFIDT
- the LOC5564770 gene encoding protein SMG9 isoform X4 encodes the protein MDSRKNKRSSNSKKNASKQDSKSITNKPLPDGAGSQPRILLKPKENAEVLRKPEPVITIATKAPPAKPDPSHHAAKDTAVLKQRPVAQEIPQSITIVNSMLKSVNLVNGNNALNAHAFDYLHESNSDFFVIGAIGMQGSGKSTVLNLLAADPTEEAIRQAAFHVGGGVFPITSLFGRSETVEFEDEIRMHITKDRIILLDSASVLSNRGNKDFVLSELDDIRRIMLLLSVCHVLLVLQEDYFNINFIRLLRCAEMMIQRDQKDTQHLNPRIIFVKNKCNRNNFTIQDKTFHEKIYKQILKDTKLKIYSNEDDKEKINAIYLPKLFYDNLLFTDDDSSFSCILKLRQHVFMTPTHDAVEGCESLTEKAWSQIVHHVLESHHNNYFLRKYENLKEKYNLHNHVNVVENAAKEKSYLNFIDT
- the LOC5564770 gene encoding protein SMG9 isoform X2 encodes the protein MDSRKNKRSSNSKQKNASKQDSKSITNKPLPDGAGSQPRILLKPKENAEVLRKPEPVITIATKAPPAKPDPSHHAAKDTAVLKQRPVAQEIPQSITIVNSMLKSVNLVNGNNALNAHAFDYLHESNSDFFVIGAIGMQGSGKSTVLNLLAADPTEEAIRQAAFHVGGGVFPITSLFGRSETVEFEDEIRMHITKDRIILLDSASVLSNRGNKDFVLSELDDIRRIMLLLSVCHVLLVLQEDYFNINFIRLLRCAEMMIQRDQKDTQHLNPRIIFVKNKCNRNNFTIQDKTFHEKIYKQILKDTKLKIYSNEDDKEKINAIYLPKLFYDNLLFTDDDSSFSCILKLRQHVFMTPTHDAVEGCESLTEKAWSQIVHHVLESHHNNYFLRKYENLKEKYNLHNHVNVVENAAKEKSYLNFIDT
- the LOC5564770 gene encoding protein SMG9 isoform X3; this translates as MDSRKNKRSSNSKKNASKQDSKSITNKPLPDGAGSQPRILLKPKENAEVLRKPEPVITIATKAPPAKPDPSHHAAKDTAVLKQRPVAQEIPQSITIVNSMLKSVNLVNGNNALNAHAFDYLHESNSDFFVIGAIGMQGSGKSTVLNLLAADPTEEAIRQAAFHVGGGVFPITSLFGRSETVEFEDAEIRMHITKDRIILLDSASVLSNRGNKDFVLSELDDIRRIMLLLSVCHVLLVLQEDYFNINFIRLLRCAEMMIQRDQKDTQHLNPRIIFVKNKCNRNNFTIQDKTFHEKIYKQILKDTKLKIYSNEDDKEKINAIYLPKLFYDNLLFTDDDSSFSCILKLRQHVFMTPTHDAVEGCESLTEKAWSQIVHHVLESHHNNYFLRKYENLKEKYNLHNHVNVVENAAKEKSYLNFIDT